A single genomic interval of Apteryx mantelli isolate bAptMan1 chromosome 21, bAptMan1.hap1, whole genome shotgun sequence harbors:
- the PHPT1 gene encoding 14 kDa phosphohistidine phosphatase → MAVAVAAAAALARVADVDIDAGGVFKYVLVRVHAAGGGAAAGNGNGKDIVRGYGWAEYHADIYDKTASELEKQGYDCECLGGGRISHQREEKKIHVYGYSVGFGRANHSVTTEKLKAKYPDYEITWADEGY, encoded by the exons atggcggtggcggtggcggcggcggcggcgctggcgcgcGTGGCCGACGTGGACATCGACGCCGGCGGCGTCTTTAAGTACGTGCTGGTGCGCGTGCACgccgccggcggcggggccgcggccgggaacGGGAACGGGAAGGACATCGTGCGGGGCTACGGCTGGGCCGAGTACCACG CTGATATATACGACAAGACGGCGTCAGAGCTCGAGAAGCAGGGATACGACTGCGAGTGCTTGGGAGGCGGCAGGATCTCTCaccagagagaggagaagaagatCCATGTTTACGGATACTCCGTG GGCTTTGGGCGAGCAAATCACTCCGTGACTACAGAGAAGCTGAAAGCCAAGTATCCAGACTATGAGATCACTTGGGCAGATGAAGGCTACTAA
- the MAMDC4 gene encoding apical endosomal glycoprotein, translating into MSGRTVLLVLTLLGRAALSGASTAVNSCGSPAEQLCNFVCDCGDCSDENQCGFLGVSLVLGTPFTCDFEEGNCGWQDVSTSAYRWVLARASLAAWGTGPHSDHTVGTDLGWFLAAADPPGKTPATAWLRSPVMREAAATCEIRAWYHLSGSGLNRTEQPVLRLALAAKDETVELWRSPELGGEGWHELVAYPGRTAGPFQLTFSVTPSPMHGMQLVLDDISFRNCGLQQPGRQVCEAKENECERGSCVAPDRFCDGTDDCGDGSDEAAPQCQQFNACTFEQDLCLWEAEAGQPAWERKASVNLGVAYGLPTRDHSNSSRAGYFLRVGGASAAGASGAARLSSPSFQATDSCSLVLYCHLHGSANSSLSIYYVTASTKTLLRERTGDLGAYWVRERVEFNVTEAFKVLIEGVAGGTGTVALDDMILSPGCKEEQEKPEITLPDREPAGPCAAEKFACDSGQCISAKQACDFAEQCADGSDEKRCGATTFEEGAGGWHDVSVGQLRWGVQRATEPADTTLGGAGAFLALQSGAGQMLTAAKARTPLLGPSGPACAMEMSYRIPSDHQGFLAVSVADHAAGTTQLAWQARGHGSAAWQRASVPLGERAWPFQVELLGQVNLRETASVAVDNVTFVHCNPSVAPPEAAEMSCNFETGMCGWYQDQRSDFRWVRGTGQGQGSDHTTGSGYFLAADPAAPGSRGQRAQLITSYQPPAAGEQCLSFWYRMAGPQIGTLSLKLKREEEEETVLWTRRGAQGSGWHRGFATLGLEGQRKYRLAFEALRDGFVGDTALDDVTLRAGPCGAQDSCSFEASTCRLAAGGQPTWLRQSNGTGAATAGPPADHTTGTAAGHYMLVSTSKSSLPKGRMAVLTSELYEPSAWAQCLTFWYQLSSEAPGSLSVFMEQSGTQRRKLFAVSAMQGSAWHRGQVTIQTDGDWRAIFEAAGGGGDRTYIALDDLHVRNGACSEPGSCDFELDMCGWSSPSDDNPHGFAWGWKSGVPLAKYPGPEQDHTLGTEDGHYVYFDASVLGPGGTAAQLESQHLLATTDSCLHFWYRMDIPEHLSGGELRVRLHSAEGQRTVWSTAGHQGWGWLSGVVPVQSPSEFQIIFEIATRTWPIKGTIALDDIVYIVGRGCDPSPDMPRKEKSSSSFVAEVVIGLLLALIVLVMVAAGGHYLLKRRGQASRMPAESSAPQGFDNITFQDDKVTITPLPKEGDED; encoded by the exons ATGTCTGGGCGCACGGTCCTCCTGGTCCTGACGCTGTTGG GCAGGGCTGCCCTTTCCGGCGCCTCCACCGCGGTCAACAGCTGCGGCAGCCCGGCCGAGCAGCTCTGCAACTTCGTGTGCGACTGCGGCGACTGCTCCGATGAGAACCAGTGCG GGTTCCTCGGGGTTTCGCTCGTGCTGGGCACCCCCTTCACCTGCGACTTCGAGGAAGGCAACTGCGGCTGGCAGGACGTGAGCACCTCGGCTTACAGATGGGTGCTGGCCCGGGCCAGCCTGGCCGCATGGGGCACAGGGCCCCACTCGGACCACACCGTGGGCACCGACCTGG GCTGGTTCCTGGCTGCAGCGGATCCCCCGGGAAAGACCCCGGCCACAGCCTGGCTCCGGTCGCCTGTGATGCGGGAAGCAGCCGCCACGTGCGAGATCCGGGCCTGGTATCACCTCTCGGGAAGCG GGCTCAACCGGACGGAGCAGCCGGTGCTGCGCCTGGCCCTGGCAGCCAAGGACGAGACCGTGGAGCTGTGGCGGAGCCCCGAGCTTGGAGGCGAGGGCTGGCATGAGCTGGTGGCCTACCCGGGCCGGACGGCGGGGCCGTTCCAG CTCACCTTCTCCGTGACGCCATCGCCCATGCATGGGATGCAGCTGGTGCTGGATGACATCAGCTTCAGGAACTGCGGCTTGCAGC AGCCGGGCAGACAGGTCTGCGAGGCCAAGGAGAATGAATGCGAGCGAGGCTCCTGCGTGGCGCCGGACCGCTTCTGCGACGGCACCGATGACTGCGGGGACGGCTCCGACGAGGCCGCACCGCAGTGCC AGCAGTTCAACGCCTGCACCTTCGAGCAAGACTTGTGCCTCTGGGAGGCGGaggctgggcagccggcgtgggAGAGGAAGGCCAGCGTGAATTTGGGGGTCGCCTATGGCCTCCCTACCCGCgaccacagcaacagcagcagggcAG GTTATTTCCTCCGCGTCGGCGGCGCCTCGGCGGCCGGGGCCAGCGGGGCagccaggctgagcagtcccagttTCCAGGCCACCGACTCCTGCTCT ctcGTGCTTTACTGCCACCTCCACGGCTCAGCCAACAGCAGCCTCAGCATTTATTACGTGACTGCCTCCACCAAGACGCTGCTGAGGGAGCGGACGGGGGACCTGGGCGCCTACTGGGTCCGGGAAAGAGTGGAGTTCAATGTGACGGAGGCCTTCAAG GTGCTGATTGAAGGGGTGGCTGGTGGCACGGGGACCGTGGCCCTCGATGACATGATCCTCTCCCCAGGCTGCAAGGAGGAGCAGG AAAAGCCCGAGATAACCCTGCCAGACCGGGAACCTGCAGGCCCGTGCGCAGCTGAGAAGTTTGCCTGCGACAGCGGGCAATGCATCAGCGCCAAGCAGGCCTGCGACTTTGCTGAGCAGTGTGCCGATGGCTCTGATGAGAAGCGCTGCG GAGCCACCACCTTCGAGGAGGGGGCCGGTGGCTGGCACGACGTCAGTGTGGGCCAGCTGCGCTGGGGGGTTCAGAGAGCCACCGAGCCTGCAGACACCACCCTTGGGGGAGCAG GGGCTTTCCTGGCCCTGCAGAGCGGGGCAGGACAAATGCTGACCGCTGCGAAGGCGCGCACTCCTCTGCTGGGCCCATCCGGTCCCGCCTGCGCCATGGAGATGAGCTACCGCATCCCCAGTGACCACCAAG GCTTCCTCGCCGTCAGCGTGGCCGATCACGCCGCAGGCACGACCCAGCTGGCCTGGCAGGCACGGGGGCATGGCAGCGCGGCCTGGCAGCGCGCCAGCGTCCCGCTGGGGGAGAGAGCCTGGCCCTTCCAG GTCGAGCTGCTCGGGCAGGTGAATCTGCGCGAGACGGCGAGCGTGGCAGTGGACAACGTGACTTTTgtgcactgcaaccccagcgtTGCTCCTCCGGAGGCTGCAG AGATGTCTTGCAACTTCGAGACGGGCATGTGCGGCTGGTACCAGGATCAGCGCAGTGACTTCCGATGGGTCCGAggcacagggcaggggcagggctccGACCACACCACCGGCTCGG GGTACTTCCTTGCCGCggaccccgccgcgccggggagccgcgggcagCGGGCGCAGCTCATCACCTCCTACcagccgccggccgccggggagCAGTGCCTCTCCTTCTGGTACCGCATGGCCGGCCCGCAGATCG GCACCCTCAGCCTCAAGCTGAagcgcgaggaagaggaggagacggTGCTGTGGACCAGGAGGGGAGCTCAGGGCAGTGGGTGGCACCGGGGCTTCGCCACGCTCGGCCTCGAGGGACAGCGCAAGTACCGG CTGGCCTTTGAGGCCCTGCGCGATGGCTTTGTGGGCGACACGGCTCTGGACGACGTGACGCTGCGCGCGGGGCCCTGCGGCGCCCAGGACTCCTGCTCCTTCGAGGCCAGCACCTGCAGGCTGGCGGCCGGCGGGCAGCCCACCTGGCTGCGGCAGAGCAACGGCAcgggcgccgccaccgccggcccGCCGGCTGACCACACCACCGGCACGGCCGCAG GCCATTACATGCTGGTTAGCACCAGCAAGAGCTCCCTGCCCAAGGGGCGCATGGCCGTGCTCACCTCCGAGCTGTACGAGCCCTCCGCGTGGGCCCAGTGCCTGACCTTCTGGTACCAGCTGAGCAGTGAGGCCCCAG GTTCCCTCAGTGTCTTCATGGAGCAGAGTGGCACGCAGAGGAGGAAGCTGTTTGCTGTGAGCGCCATGCAGGGGAGCGCCTGGCACCGTGGCCAGGTCACCATCCAGACGGACGGAGACTGGAGG GCAATATTCGAGGCAGCGGGAGGTGGGGGTGACCGCACATACATTGCGCTGGATGATCTGCATGTGAGGAATGGTGCTTGCTCCGAACCAG GTTCTTGTGACTTTGAGCTGGACATGTGTGGCTGGAGCAGCCCCTCAGATGACAACCCGCATGGCTTCGCCTGGGGCTGGAAGAGCGGAGTCCCCCTTGCCAAATACCCTGGTCCTGAGCAGGATCACACCCTGGGCACAGAGGATG GTCACTACGTGTACTTCGATGCCAGCGTGCTGGGCCCGGGGGGCACTGCTGCCCAGCTGGAGAGCCAGCACCTGCTTGCAACCACCGACTCCTGCCTCCACTTCTGGTACCGCATGGACATCCCGGAGCACCTCT CCGGTGGGGAGCTGCGTGTGAGGCTGCACAGTGCTGAGGGGCAGCGCACGGTGTGGAGCACggctgggcaccagggctggggctggctgaGCGGCGTTGTGCCCGTGCAGAGCCCCAGCGAGTTCCAG ATCATCTTCGAGATTGCCACCAGGACGTGGCCGATAAAAGGGACCATTGCACTGGATGACATAGTGTACATTGTTGGGAGGGGCTGTGATCCCAGCCCAGATATGCCGCGGAAAG AGAAGTCTTCCAGCAGCTTTGTGGCAGAGGTGGTGATTGGCCTTCTCCTGGCCCTCATAGTCCTGGTCATGGTAGCGGCAGGAGGCCATTACTTGCTGAAGAGGAGAGGGCAAGCGAGCAGGATGCCAGCAGAGAGCAGCGCACCCCAGGGCTTTGACAACATCACCTTTCAAGAT GACAAGGTCACTATAACTCCACTGCCAAAGGAGGGGGATGAAGATTGA
- the EDF1 gene encoding endothelial differentiation-related factor 1: MAESDWDTVTVLRKKGPSAAQAKSKQAILAAQRRGEDVETSKKWAAGQNKQHFITKNTAKLDRETEELHHDRVPLEVGKVIQQGRQSKGMTQKDLATKINEKPQVIADYESGRAIPNNQVMGKIERAIGLKLRGKDIGKPLETGPKGK, from the exons ATGGCGGAGAGCGACTGGGACACGGTCACGGTGCTGCGCAAGAAGGGCCCAAGCGCGGCCCAGGCCAAGTCCAAGCAG GCGATCCTAGCAGCTCAGAGGCGAGGGGAGGATGTGGAGACCTCCAAGAAGT GGGCAGCAGGCCAAAACAAACAACACTTTATTACAAAGAACACAGCCAAGCTAGACCGAGAAACAGAAGAGCTGCACCATGACAGAGTTCCCCTGGAGGTGGGCAAAGTAATCCAGCAGGGTCGACAGAGCAAGGGCATGACACAGAAGGACTTGGCCACA aaaatcaaTGAAAAACCACAAGTTATTGCCGACTATGAATCGGGAAGAGCAATCCCCAATAACCAGGTTATGGGCAAGATTGAAAGAGCCATTG GCCTTAAGCTGCGTGGGAAAGACATTGGAAAACCACTCGAAACTGGccccaaagggaaatga